Proteins from a genomic interval of Leptospira kanakyensis:
- the mqnC gene encoding cyclic dehypoxanthinyl futalosine synthase, with the protein MNLDSFSFSPNDPADAVLLNAVQGKRISPKEALILYQSGDFLKIQMVARYLREKIRPHTQASYTMFRVVNYTNYCNVECSFCSFMDEIGNGKGYVLSKEDILQKMDYAVEEGADQMFLQGGVYPNLPFDYYLDVIRTVKSKYPKMHIRAFSPVEIINLETITGKPLREVLLILKEAGLDSVPGAGAEILTERMRQIISPKKATVSEWVRAMETCHEVGLLGSANVVFGSEETEEEVIEHLTVVRDLQDRTGGFLSFIPWTFQPQTKRFKVRPVPTHEYLKVLGICRIFLDNIKHIETSVMVLGKGVGQLALYSGADDISSVVIEENVLRSFGLKTEKEARKFLTEGGFQPVRRDLLYAEEYDCNQVGVDLG; encoded by the coding sequence ATGAACTTAGACTCGTTTTCATTTAGCCCAAATGACCCCGCAGATGCCGTCCTTTTGAACGCTGTACAAGGCAAACGAATCTCCCCGAAAGAGGCTCTCATCCTTTATCAATCGGGAGATTTTTTAAAGATCCAAATGGTGGCTCGGTATTTGAGAGAGAAAATCAGGCCCCATACTCAGGCGAGTTACACAATGTTCCGCGTTGTGAATTATACCAACTATTGCAATGTGGAATGTAGTTTTTGTTCCTTTATGGATGAAATTGGGAATGGAAAAGGTTATGTTCTCTCCAAAGAAGACATCCTCCAAAAAATGGATTATGCCGTGGAAGAAGGGGCAGACCAAATGTTCCTGCAAGGTGGGGTTTATCCAAACCTTCCCTTCGATTATTACTTGGATGTGATTCGCACTGTAAAATCCAAATACCCGAAGATGCACATTCGTGCCTTTTCCCCAGTAGAAATCATTAATTTAGAAACGATCACAGGAAAACCATTAAGAGAGGTGCTTTTGATTTTAAAAGAAGCAGGCCTTGATTCCGTTCCTGGTGCCGGTGCGGAAATTCTCACAGAAAGAATGCGCCAAATCATCTCTCCCAAAAAAGCAACTGTATCCGAATGGGTACGCGCGATGGAAACCTGCCATGAGGTGGGACTTCTCGGATCAGCAAATGTAGTTTTTGGTTCCGAAGAAACAGAAGAAGAAGTGATCGAACACTTAACTGTGGTGCGTGACCTCCAAGACCGCACGGGAGGATTTTTATCCTTCATTCCGTGGACCTTTCAACCACAAACCAAAAGGTTCAAAGTAAGGCCGGTTCCCACACATGAATATCTAAAGGTTCTGGGAATTTGCCGGATTTTCCTCGACAATATCAAACATATCGAAACCTCAGTGATGGTTCTTGGAAAGGGTGTAGGACAGCTTGCTCTTTATTCAGGTGCCGATGATATCTCATCAGTTGTGATTGAAGAAAATGTCCTTCGTTCCTTTGGATTGAAAACAGAAAAAGAGGCACGTAAATTTCTGACAGAAGGTGGGTTCCAACCAGTGCGCCGGGACTTACTCTATGCGGAAGAATATGACTGCAACCAAGTGGGAGTGGATCTAGGTTAA
- a CDS encoding GGDEF domain-containing protein, with protein MFRKMFLRIYHPAFTATNISDIGSSLQIFSVMTAVTSIISLLFVDSLVRTKEASFWIAFFRISSLGICFFVYLFGKKRVRLFQRYIYGITSLVLIGLILLYIPMMVYDKPNHAYYLFGSAIVIASASILLWIEPFRILLLSTLYIVVFIPLHLNFSRIQGFDRFIFYQDVLIVFFLLAFGFVANLLINYWRFEEYRVKARLRITVGKLLRINQKIEDLSRVDSMTELFNRRHLLEQFDLYKKRSNREGFIIGLVILDLDRLKAINDKYGHKQGDLAIQAFAKTVKSRTRITDIAARIGGDEFCLLVSPIDKEGLEILTESIREKLERLQIPIHNQPGESLTLTVSIGATLFRPEDDPSFDELYHKIDTALYTSKNEGRNRITLIES; from the coding sequence GTGTTTCGTAAAATGTTTTTACGAATCTATCATCCTGCCTTCACAGCCACAAATATTTCTGATATCGGTTCTTCTTTACAAATTTTCAGTGTGATGACAGCTGTTACCTCTATCATCTCCTTACTTTTTGTGGATTCTCTTGTCCGCACGAAGGAAGCCAGTTTCTGGATTGCTTTTTTTCGAATTTCTTCTCTCGGGATTTGTTTCTTTGTTTATCTATTTGGAAAAAAAAGAGTTCGTTTATTCCAAAGGTACATCTATGGAATCACGAGTTTAGTACTCATTGGCCTAATCCTACTTTATATTCCTATGATGGTTTACGATAAACCAAACCACGCTTACTATTTGTTCGGCTCAGCCATTGTCATTGCCAGTGCTTCCATCCTTTTATGGATTGAGCCCTTTCGAATTTTATTATTATCTACTTTGTATATTGTCGTTTTTATTCCCTTGCATTTAAACTTTTCGCGTATCCAGGGATTTGATCGTTTCATCTTTTATCAAGACGTACTCATTGTTTTCTTTTTACTGGCCTTTGGATTTGTAGCTAACTTACTCATCAACTACTGGAGGTTTGAGGAATACCGAGTCAAAGCTAGATTAAGAATCACCGTTGGTAAATTACTTCGAATCAACCAAAAGATCGAAGACTTATCACGAGTGGATTCGATGACTGAACTTTTTAACAGAAGGCATTTGTTAGAACAGTTTGATCTCTATAAAAAAAGATCTAACCGCGAAGGATTTATCATTGGACTTGTGATTTTGGATTTGGACAGATTGAAAGCCATCAATGATAAGTATGGCCACAAACAGGGAGACCTTGCCATCCAAGCCTTTGCAAAAACTGTAAAATCTAGAACGAGAATTACAGACATTGCGGCAAGGATTGGTGGAGATGAATTTTGTTTGTTAGTTTCTCCAATCGATAAAGAAGGATTGGAAATACTCACAGAATCCATCCGCGAGAAATTAGAGCGTTTGCAAATTCCCATCCACAACCAACCCGGGGAATCTTTGACCTTAACGGTATCCATTGGGGCCACACTCTTCCGTCCCGAGGACGATCCAAGCTTTGATGAACTTTACCACAAAATCGATACCGCCCTTTATACCTCAAAAAATGAGGGCAGAAACCGAATTACCCTAATCGAATCTTAA
- a CDS encoding GerMN domain-containing protein, producing MAVLPQIQEDKWKSLRYLLGGIFLVLVLIEKSMGFDPKAAGNLFPKQGFRNIGKTQEKTKFAEPSDPFSKETWEDDLNWEEEVLTQTFPDSESNKKTRTKLVDDSIPEITLPEDRFPGAGKRLQVDAGYLPVYFLKFYGTGKNSQSQLVKLTREFPGGDPIPFLFQELTKGPSAEEKGKGILSALSKKVRMEPNYRLENGILHISLSEDIHYGGSMEILKDRLDQISFTMVGNFGIKGVILYSNGERIRNLGSDGLTIPEVLAKSQRKVIIF from the coding sequence GTGGCGGTACTTCCCCAAATCCAAGAAGATAAATGGAAATCTTTACGCTATTTACTTGGCGGGATTTTTCTTGTACTAGTTCTCATTGAAAAATCTATGGGTTTTGATCCCAAAGCCGCTGGAAATTTATTTCCTAAACAAGGGTTTCGTAACATTGGAAAAACCCAAGAAAAAACAAAATTCGCGGAACCATCAGACCCTTTTAGCAAAGAAACCTGGGAAGACGATTTAAATTGGGAAGAAGAAGTTCTCACTCAAACCTTTCCAGATTCTGAATCCAATAAAAAAACCCGCACAAAACTCGTTGATGATTCCATTCCCGAAATCACTCTTCCGGAAGACAGGTTTCCTGGCGCCGGCAAACGCCTGCAAGTGGATGCGGGTTATTTACCTGTATATTTTCTAAAATTCTATGGAACAGGGAAAAATAGCCAGTCCCAACTCGTCAAACTCACCCGTGAATTTCCAGGTGGAGATCCCATCCCTTTTTTATTCCAAGAACTCACGAAAGGTCCAAGTGCAGAAGAAAAGGGAAAAGGGATTTTGTCAGCTCTCTCCAAAAAAGTTCGTATGGAACCTAATTACCGATTGGAAAATGGAATCCTTCATATTTCTCTTTCCGAAGACATTCACTACGGCGGAAGTATGGAAATCCTAAAAGACAGATTGGATCAAATTTCCTTTACCATGGTTGGTAATTTTGGAATCAAAGGGGTCATCCTTTATTCCAATGGAGAAAGGATTCGTAACTTAGGAAGTGACGGACTCACAATCCCTGAAGTACTCGCCAAATCCCAAAGAAAGGTAATCATTTTCTGA
- a CDS encoding HAD family hydrolase: MVAFDVDGTLFSSESIIFKTYVQAIEEFAAKTGKIASLPTHDQIMNEIGKPVRTIFANLLPSLPEVERDTISARVLDLLCDSIRSGGGDFYAGVGSTIHYLKEKGYTITCASNGRKAYIETVLDTAGVLQYFEPIVVINQDTIHTKGEILAEYVRKYNLEPKSIAMIGDRFSDWEAAKENGCPFGFCTYGHGLPGEIPDFHWKFDDLPTLKEFF; the protein is encoded by the coding sequence ATGGTCGCCTTCGATGTCGATGGGACCTTATTTTCCTCAGAATCCATAATCTTTAAGACGTACGTGCAGGCAATCGAAGAGTTTGCTGCCAAGACGGGAAAAATCGCGTCCTTACCCACCCATGACCAGATTATGAACGAAATTGGGAAACCAGTGCGAACCATTTTTGCCAATCTTCTTCCCAGTTTGCCGGAAGTGGAAAGAGATACCATTTCCGCGCGAGTCCTAGATCTCCTTTGTGATTCCATTCGGAGTGGCGGCGGGGACTTTTATGCTGGCGTAGGTTCTACCATCCATTACCTAAAAGAAAAAGGTTATACCATCACTTGCGCTTCCAATGGAAGGAAAGCCTATATCGAAACCGTTTTAGACACGGCAGGTGTATTACAATACTTTGAACCCATAGTGGTCATCAACCAAGACACCATCCATACCAAGGGTGAAATCCTCGCTGAGTATGTTCGCAAATACAATTTAGAGCCTAAGTCTATCGCTATGATCGGGGACAGGTTTAGTGACTGGGAAGCTGCCAAAGAAAATGGTTGTCCCTTTGGATTTTGCACTTATGGACATGGCCTTCCCGGTGAAATTCCGGATTTCCATTGGAAATTCGACGATTTACCAACTTTAAAAGAGTTTTTTTAA
- a CDS encoding KamA family radical SAM protein yields MLVQSSLSEVLRAREELYSRTNWTDHTSQLQNRVKGEDLSRYFVLTESEEIGIRETIRLHVSTTPYYLSLSSPDDPNCPIRRMIVPRSEEAVLSSEESSDPLDEERLSPVRGLTHMYPNRVLLFSNHSCSVYCRHCMRGRKVSSNEERMEKGDLEKAFEYIRNHSEVEDVVISGGDPLNLADSRLEWILSELNSIPHVKICRLGTRNPVTLPFRITGELCKIIEKYNNDKLSIFCNTQFNHPIECTKESKAAILRLLKAGVSVGNQSVLLKGINDDEETMLTLHKKLLEMRIRAYYLYDPELIPGSRGFRTPLARGIEIVEYMRGKIGGMGIPQFVNDLPGGGGKITIAPNWYLGYIPKTRQHVFRSAVTKKIHLSFEPIDSNKESYYPVLSEEDLEKLGL; encoded by the coding sequence ATGCTCGTGCAAAGCAGTTTATCAGAAGTTCTTCGGGCGCGTGAAGAGTTGTATTCCCGGACAAATTGGACGGATCATACCTCGCAGTTACAAAACCGAGTGAAAGGGGAAGACCTTTCTCGGTACTTTGTACTAACAGAATCGGAAGAAATCGGAATCCGTGAAACCATTCGTTTGCATGTATCTACCACACCTTATTATCTTTCATTGTCCAGTCCTGATGATCCGAATTGCCCCATTCGTAGGATGATTGTTCCGCGTTCCGAAGAAGCTGTGCTTTCCTCTGAAGAAAGTTCTGATCCTTTGGATGAAGAACGACTAAGCCCTGTTCGTGGGCTCACTCATATGTATCCGAACCGGGTGTTATTATTTTCCAATCATTCTTGTAGTGTGTATTGCCGTCATTGTATGCGAGGTCGAAAGGTTTCTTCCAATGAAGAAAGAATGGAAAAAGGAGATTTGGAAAAGGCATTCGAATACATCCGAAACCATTCAGAAGTGGAGGATGTTGTGATTAGCGGGGGTGATCCCTTGAATCTAGCAGATTCCCGATTGGAATGGATTTTGTCGGAACTGAATTCCATCCCTCATGTTAAGATTTGTAGGTTAGGTACAAGAAATCCTGTCACTTTGCCTTTTCGCATCACAGGGGAACTGTGCAAAATCATTGAAAAATATAACAACGACAAACTATCTATTTTTTGTAATACTCAGTTCAACCATCCCATCGAATGCACAAAGGAATCCAAAGCAGCCATCCTTCGTTTATTGAAGGCAGGTGTATCTGTGGGAAACCAGTCTGTTCTTTTGAAAGGGATTAACGATGACGAAGAGACCATGCTCACTCTTCATAAAAAACTCCTGGAGATGCGCATCCGTGCCTATTATCTCTATGATCCAGAACTGATCCCTGGTTCTAGAGGGTTTCGCACTCCGCTTGCCCGTGGGATAGAAATTGTAGAATATATGCGGGGCAAAATTGGTGGGATGGGAATCCCTCAGTTTGTGAATGACCTTCCTGGTGGTGGAGGAAAAATCACCATTGCACCTAACTGGTATTTGGGTTATATTCCTAAAACTCGCCAACATGTTTTTCGTTCCGCGGTCACTAAAAAAATCCACCTTTCCTTTGAACCAATAGATTCAAATAAAGAATCCTATTATCCTGTATTAAGTGAAGAGGATTTGGAGAAACTAGGTCTATGA
- a CDS encoding D-alanine--D-alanine ligase family protein, translating into MKRTVILACDLYDPKTPELCQEWESEETIQNMEKTIQTLGYDVAVLSNPSEIASVLSGIPVTERTHWMVWNLVEGYQSPNREAYIPALCEYLAVPHTGSSAAVQTLTLDKYKTKLFLKSFGIPTADFWLVDDPKQKPIENFPLFVKPNGEGSSLGIGEKNLIQTAADWDEVVPALVDKYNKVIVESYLSGRELTIGVLGNKGNYEATIPAFVEYPGSVYSDLLKSKESFVESLDFIVPEGLSKSLQTYAIQIADLLGSSGYLRIDFKLEKNFPYLLEVNATPGFSSIYSTLPLLWENGGKTYSELLNHCLDLGFSEYQHHHRYNYAKDRNL; encoded by the coding sequence ATGAAACGCACCGTCATCCTCGCTTGCGATTTGTATGATCCAAAAACTCCTGAACTCTGCCAAGAATGGGAATCAGAAGAGACCATTCAGAATATGGAAAAAACCATCCAAACATTAGGATATGATGTGGCGGTTTTATCAAATCCATCCGAGATTGCCTCTGTTTTAAGTGGGATTCCTGTAACAGAAAGAACCCATTGGATGGTTTGGAATTTGGTAGAAGGATATCAGTCTCCGAATCGCGAGGCCTACATACCAGCGTTATGCGAATACTTGGCAGTCCCTCACACAGGAAGTTCAGCGGCAGTCCAAACCCTCACTCTGGATAAATACAAAACCAAACTATTTTTAAAGTCTTTTGGAATTCCAACGGCTGATTTCTGGTTAGTGGATGATCCAAAACAAAAACCGATCGAAAATTTTCCATTGTTTGTCAAACCGAATGGAGAGGGCTCGAGCCTTGGAATTGGAGAAAAAAACCTCATCCAAACAGCTGCAGACTGGGATGAGGTAGTGCCAGCCCTTGTCGACAAATACAATAAGGTAATTGTTGAATCCTATTTATCGGGAAGGGAACTCACAATCGGAGTTCTTGGAAACAAGGGAAATTACGAAGCCACAATACCGGCGTTTGTCGAATATCCGGGATCAGTTTACAGTGATCTTCTTAAATCAAAAGAAAGTTTTGTAGAATCTTTGGATTTTATAGTCCCAGAAGGACTTTCTAAGTCGCTCCAGACTTATGCCATTCAAATTGCCGATTTACTCGGAAGTTCTGGATACCTTCGTATCGATTTTAAATTGGAAAAAAACTTTCCTTATCTACTAGAAGTAAATGCGACTCCTGGATTTTCTTCTATTTACTCCACCTTGCCTTTGTTATGGGAAAACGGTGGAAAAACATACTCAGAACTCCTAAACCATTGTTTGGATCTGGGATTTTCTGAATACCAACATCATCATCGTTACAATTACGCAAAGGATAGAAACCTATGA